A genomic segment from Streptomyces sp. NBC_01233 encodes:
- a CDS encoding phosphopantetheine-binding protein → MSNIDTIKNFVITEFLPGSAAAELAVDHDLLNDGVIDSLGVLKLIAWVEDRFELAIGDADLDPNNFRSVEAIDTFIAEARRTAAA, encoded by the coding sequence ATGAGCAACATCGACACCATCAAGAACTTCGTCATCACCGAGTTCCTCCCGGGCAGCGCGGCCGCCGAACTCGCCGTCGACCACGACCTGCTCAACGACGGGGTCATCGACAGCCTGGGCGTCCTGAAGCTGATCGCCTGGGTCGAGGACCGCTTCGAGCTCGCCATCGGCGACGCCGACCTGGACCCCAACAACTTCCGCAGCGTCGAGGCGATCGACACCTTCATCGCGGAGGCCCGCCGCACGGCGGCCGCGTAG